The DNA region CTGGATTCTGACCAGACCGTTTGTGCCATAAAGGCCACACAAAAAATGCTGAATATTATTTAAAAATAAAACAAAATCTAAGACAAATGAAGCTAAATATTGCCTTGCTGGCAGGAGATGGAATCGGTCCAGAGGTTATAGACCAGGCCGTTAAAGTATCGAATGCAGTAGCAAAGAAATTTAACCACGAAATTGTATGGACTTCAGGCATTACCGGTGCCGCTGCAATTGACGCTGTAGGCGAGCCTTATCCGGATGCCACGCACGAAATTTGTATGGCAGCTGATGCAGTACTCTTTGGCGCCATTGGCCACCCACGCTTCGACAATGATCCTAAAGCTACGGTTCGTCCGGAGCAGGGACTGCTGAAAATGCGCCAGAAACTGGGTCTGTTTGCCAATGTGCGTCCAACCTTTACTTTCCCTTCACTGATTGACAACTCGCCATTAAAAAGAGAGCGTATTGAAGGTACCGACCTGATCATCCTGCGCGAATTAACAGGTGGTATCTACTTTGGTGAAAGAGGCAGAAAAGACGATGGCAATACCGCTTTCGATACCTGTACCTATACCAGGGCAGAAATTCAACGCCTGGCCAAACTGGGTTTTGAAATGGCCATGGCCCGCAGCAAAAAGTTATGCTGCGTAGATAAAGCAAACGTTCTGGAATCATCCCGACTGTGGAGGGAAACCGTACAGGACATGGAAAAAGAGTACCCTGAAGTTGAAGTTAGCTACGAGTTTGTAGATGCAGTGGCCATGCGCCTGGTACAATGGCCAAGTGCATATGATGTACTGATCACCGAGAACCTGTTTGGCGATATTTTAACCGATGAGGCTTCCGTAATTTCAGGTTCTATGGGCCTGATGCCATCTGCTTCAATAGGTGTACATACCTCCCTGTTCGAGCCAATCCACGGTTCTTATCCGCAGGCAGCAGGAAAAGACATCGCCAATCCTTTGGCTACCGTATTGTCTGCAGCTATGATGTTCGAAGATGCATTCGGATTGAAAGAAGAAGCAGAATTGATCAGGGCTGTAGTAAACAAATCACTTGCTGAAGGGATTGTAACTGAAGACCTGGCCGGAAAAAACAAGGCTTACAAAACCAGCGAAGTTGGCGACTGGCTGGCAGCCAATATTTAATGCATTGCCGTCCATAACGGCAAACTAACCAGACCGTCATCTGTTTAACAGGTGACGGTTCTATTTTCATAAAAATGACTGACTTAATTCAACTGGATTCCGAAGCTGCCTCCAGGCGG from Pedobacter africanus includes:
- the leuB gene encoding 3-isopropylmalate dehydrogenase; translation: MKLNIALLAGDGIGPEVIDQAVKVSNAVAKKFNHEIVWTSGITGAAAIDAVGEPYPDATHEICMAADAVLFGAIGHPRFDNDPKATVRPEQGLLKMRQKLGLFANVRPTFTFPSLIDNSPLKRERIEGTDLIILRELTGGIYFGERGRKDDGNTAFDTCTYTRAEIQRLAKLGFEMAMARSKKLCCVDKANVLESSRLWRETVQDMEKEYPEVEVSYEFVDAVAMRLVQWPSAYDVLITENLFGDILTDEASVISGSMGLMPSASIGVHTSLFEPIHGSYPQAAGKDIANPLATVLSAAMMFEDAFGLKEEAELIRAVVNKSLAEGIVTEDLAGKNKAYKTSEVGDWLAANI